One genomic window of Melanotaenia boesemani isolate fMelBoe1 chromosome 20, fMelBoe1.pri, whole genome shotgun sequence includes the following:
- the LOC121631564 gene encoding interferon-inducible GTPase 5-like produces MDRLIGQEKTKHLRDLLNTDPAAAAATIKQYLEQPNNIPLNIAVTGECGSGKSSFVNAFRGVTNKDKGAAPTGCVETTTEVTAYQHPKYPNVKLWDLPGVGTTRFTVDKYLKHVGFEKFDFFIIISDTRFKKNDVKLALEIQKMDKKFYFVRSKIDNDLRSEERSQRNFNAENYLKQIRDSCTQGLQKEGFESPQVFLISSFELHLHDFSLLRRTLERELPEHQRHVLLLAMSNISLDVIEKKKEAFRASIKYYALASAAGAAVPVPGLSVAVDLPMMVYVVRQYVVGFGLDKSSLKRLADSTGVSFDDLKAAITSELVTKEITKDLLVKLLAQLANVAALLAAEEGARFIPILGIPAAMTLSGMATRDSLNFFLDILAKEAQRVFVRALSVMSQNVM; encoded by the exons ATGGATCGTCTAATTGGacaagaaaaaactaaacatctgAGAGACCTGCTGAACACTGaccctgctgctgcagctgcaaccATCAAACAATATTTAGAACAGCCAAATAATATTCCACTAAACATCGCTGTTACAGGAGAATGTGGCTCCGGTAAATCCAGCTTTGTTAATGCTTTTAGAGGCGTGACAAATAAAGACAAGGGCGCCGCCCCAACTGGCTGTGTGGAGACCACCACCGAGGTCACCGCATACCAGCATCCAAAATATCCCAATGTTAAATTATGGGATCTTCCAGGTGTTGGAACCACCAGGTTTACAGTTGACAAGTACCTGAAGCACGTTGGATTTGAGAAGTTTgacttcttcatcatcatttcagaCACTCGCTTCAAAAAGAACGATGTGAAACTTGCTCTGGAGATTCAGAAGATGGACAAGAAGTTCTATTTCGTTCGCTCAAAGATCGACAACGATTTACGTTCTGAAGAAAGAAGTCAAAGAAATTTCAATGCTGAGAATTACCTGAAACAAATCAGAGACAGCTGCACTCAAG GTCTTCAGAAAGAAGGATTCGAGTCTCCTCAGGTCTTCCTCATTTCCAGCTTTGAGCTCCACCTGCATGACTTTTCTCTCCTACGTAGGACCTTAGAGAGAGAGCTTCCTGAACACCAGAGGCATGTTCTGCTGCTGGCCATGTCCAACATCAGCCTGGACGTCAttgaaaagaagaaggaggctTTTCGTGCCAGTATAAAATATTATGCTCTTGCATCTGCAGCTGGAGCAGCTGTACCTGTTCCAGGTCTTTCTGTTGCTGTTGACCTCCCCATGATGGTGTATGTTGTCAGACAGTATGTTGTTGGTTTTGGTCTTGACAAGTCATCTCTTAAGAGACTTGCAGACAGCACAGGTGTTTCATTTGATGACCTGAAAGCTGCCATCACATCAGAACTGGTTACAAAAGAAATAACCAAAGATCTCCTCGTGAAGTTGCTGGCCCAACTTGCAAACGTGGCTGCATTACTAGCAGCAGAGGAGGGGGCCAGATTTATACCCATACTTGGAATTCCAGCAGCAATGACCCTCTCCGGTATGGCTACTAGGGATTCTCTAAATTTCTTCCTTGACATACTTGCAAAAGAAGCACAGAGGGTGTTTGTCAGAGCTCTTTCAGTAATGAGTCAGAATGTTATGTAA